From the genome of Paracoccus seriniphilus, one region includes:
- a CDS encoding HesA/MoeB/ThiF family protein: MMPGLWLLGGLGALGLVLRLPGRIVLAMLFLLWAGIVLLLALLPDIAAAQMVGGSAVHWLVGGGIVALVLGYRAMLGRLRAHAIQPVQATVRHDDEGLSDAELDRYARHLVLREIGGPGQMRLRQARVLIVGAGGLGAPVCLYLAGAGVGHITVADDDQVSLSNLQRQVIFRSDQRGEAKASAAAGAMTALNPHIAVTPLNRRVTAEDVDLIAGHDLVIDGTDSFASRQQVNAACVAAGVPLLAGSITQWEGQLTLYDPARGGPCLSCLFPQEPAAGLAPACAEAGVVGALPGVLGSLMALEAIKLLTGAGQDLRGRLMLFDGLYGENRTISVTRRKDCAVCG, translated from the coding sequence ATGATGCCGGGACTGTGGTTGCTGGGCGGGCTGGGGGCGCTGGGGTTGGTCCTGCGCCTGCCGGGCCGGATCGTTCTGGCGATGCTGTTCCTGCTTTGGGCCGGAATTGTCCTGCTGCTGGCCCTGCTGCCCGACATCGCAGCGGCGCAGATGGTCGGCGGTAGCGCGGTGCACTGGCTGGTCGGGGGCGGTATCGTCGCGCTTGTCCTTGGCTATCGCGCCATGCTGGGTCGGTTGCGGGCCCATGCGATCCAGCCGGTGCAGGCGACCGTCCGGCATGACGATGAAGGCCTGTCGGATGCCGAGCTTGACCGCTATGCCCGCCATCTGGTCCTGCGCGAGATCGGCGGGCCGGGGCAGATGCGCCTGCGTCAGGCGCGGGTGCTGATCGTCGGTGCAGGCGGTTTGGGCGCGCCGGTCTGCCTCTATCTTGCCGGGGCAGGGGTCGGGCATATCACCGTCGCTGATGATGATCAGGTCAGCCTGTCCAATCTGCAACGCCAGGTCATCTTTCGAAGCGACCAGCGCGGCGAGGCCAAGGCCTCTGCAGCCGCCGGTGCCATGACCGCCCTGAATCCCCATATTGCCGTCACCCCGCTGAACCGTCGCGTTACCGCCGAGGATGTCGATCTGATTGCCGGGCATGACCTGGTGATTGACGGCACCGACAGCTTTGCCTCGAGACAGCAGGTGAATGCGGCCTGTGTCGCCGCGGGTGTGCCCCTGCTGGCGGGTTCGATCACGCAATGGGAAGGGCAGTTGACGCTGTATGATCCGGCGCGCGGCGGGCCATGCCTGTCCTGCCTGTTTCCGCAGGAACCGGCTGCCGGGCTGGCACCGGCCTGTGCCGAGGCGGGCGTGGTCGGGGCGCTGCCCGGCGTGCTGGGCAGCCTGATGGCATTGGAAGCGATCAAGCTGTTGACCGGCGCGGGGCAGGATCTGCGCGGGCGGCTGATGCTGTTTGACGGCCTCTATGGCGAGAATCGGACGATCTCGGTGACGCGGCGCAAGGATTGTGCCGTCTGCGGCTGA
- the dut gene encoding dUTP diphosphatase: MQSPSIGIKWLETADRDLGLPVYQTAGAAGADLRANFAPEDRAGISLAPGKRALVPTGLALQIPQGWEVQLRPRSGLALKQGVTLANSPGTIDSDYRGPLGVILINLGETEVHIAHGDRIAQMVVAPAPQAEFRPVEDLDQTGRGVGGFGSTGAR; encoded by the coding sequence ATGCAATCACCCAGTATCGGGATTAAATGGCTTGAGACGGCGGATCGCGATCTTGGTTTGCCGGTCTATCAGACAGCAGGGGCTGCGGGTGCGGATCTGCGCGCGAATTTCGCCCCCGAGGATCGCGCCGGGATAAGCCTTGCCCCCGGCAAGCGTGCCCTTGTCCCCACGGGGCTGGCCTTGCAGATTCCGCAAGGTTGGGAGGTGCAGTTGCGTCCCCGTTCGGGCCTGGCCCTGAAGCAGGGGGTTACGCTGGCAAACAGCCCGGGCACGATCGACAGCGACTATCGCGGCCCGCTTGGGGTGATCCTGATCAATCTGGGCGAGACCGAGGTTCATATCGCCCATGGCGACCGGATCGCGCAGATGGTTGTTGCCCCGGCGCCCCAGGCAGAATTCCGTCCTGTCGAGGATCTGGATCAGACCGGGCGTGGCGTCGGCGGCTTCGGTTCGACCGGAGCCAGATGA
- a CDS encoding M3 family metallopeptidase has translation MNSELTCWTGPEGLPRFDLIADEDFAPAFELELAAAEAAHEAIVGNPAPATFDNTIAAMETAEQGLNRLLSVFYTLAGVDSNPARQALQRDFAPRLAAYGSKTSMDPRLFARVKQVAEGMDALPPQDRRITELALRDMTRAGAGLTGEARDRMAQIRSRMAVLTTEFTQNVLTDERDFVLPVSEDQLKGLPDWLLRAMRAAAAERGRSGLVMTLNRSLIVPFLEHAEDRALREVMFKAWTARGTGNGAGGEDSNNLPVAAEILALRHERAQLLGYADFAEYKLAPEMAGKADNVEALLGQVWQAAVARAREDEEKLTAMLHEDGVNGPLEAWDWRFYAQRLRQREHDFDASQVKPYLGLEAMVGAVFDVAKRLYDLDFTAIEAPLWAPDVRAWRVTRAGRLMAIFVGDYFARPGKRSGAWCSSLQKQHKIGAGQRAIVVNVCNFTPPEQPGAPAFLSWDDARTLFHEFGHATHHILSDVDWPSISGTSVAQDFVELPSQLYEHWLEQPEVLDRHARHFQTGEALPADLRDRLIAAGNADAGFATTEYLESALVDLAFHRGTPPRDIMARQGEVLESLGAPAAIPMRHASPHFAHVFAGDSYASGYYSYMWSEVMDADAFAAFEESGNIFDPATARRLEETILSRGGSAPAEELWLAFRERMPGVDALLKGRGLA, from the coding sequence ATGAATTCCGAACTGACCTGCTGGACCGGTCCCGAGGGGTTGCCGCGCTTTGATCTGATTGCCGATGAGGATTTTGCACCGGCGTTCGAACTCGAGCTGGCCGCCGCCGAAGCTGCGCATGAGGCGATTGTCGGCAATCCCGCGCCCGCGACATTCGATAACACCATTGCGGCAATGGAGACCGCCGAACAGGGGCTGAACCGCCTGCTGTCGGTGTTCTACACGCTTGCGGGCGTTGATTCGAATCCGGCGCGTCAGGCCCTGCAACGCGATTTCGCGCCCCGGCTGGCGGCCTATGGCAGCAAGACCAGCATGGATCCGCGTCTGTTTGCACGGGTGAAGCAAGTGGCCGAAGGCATGGATGCCCTGCCGCCACAGGATCGCCGCATTACCGAACTTGCGCTGCGCGACATGACCCGCGCCGGTGCCGGGCTGACCGGAGAGGCGCGCGACCGCATGGCGCAGATTCGCAGCCGGATGGCGGTTCTGACGACCGAATTCACCCAGAACGTCCTGACGGATGAGCGCGACTTTGTCCTGCCGGTTTCGGAAGATCAGCTGAAGGGTCTGCCCGACTGGCTGCTGCGCGCCATGCGCGCCGCGGCGGCGGAACGCGGGCGCAGCGGTCTGGTCATGACACTGAACCGTTCGTTGATCGTGCCGTTTCTGGAGCATGCCGAGGACCGGGCGCTGCGTGAAGTGATGTTCAAGGCCTGGACGGCACGGGGAACCGGTAATGGCGCCGGGGGCGAGGATAGCAACAATCTGCCCGTCGCCGCCGAAATCCTGGCGCTGCGCCACGAGCGTGCGCAGCTGCTGGGCTATGCCGATTTTGCGGAATACAAGCTGGCTCCCGAAATGGCGGGCAAGGCCGATAATGTCGAGGCCTTGCTGGGCCAGGTCTGGCAGGCTGCCGTCGCGCGTGCGCGCGAAGATGAAGAAAAACTGACCGCGATGCTGCATGAGGACGGGGTGAATGGTCCGTTGGAGGCATGGGACTGGCGTTTCTATGCACAGCGCCTGCGCCAGCGCGAACATGATTTCGACGCCTCGCAGGTCAAGCCCTATCTGGGGCTGGAGGCCATGGTGGGGGCGGTCTTCGATGTGGCCAAACGGCTGTATGATCTGGATTTCACGGCGATCGAGGCACCGCTTTGGGCGCCGGATGTGCGGGCATGGCGGGTCACGCGCGCAGGTCGCCTGATGGCGATCTTCGTGGGCGACTATTTCGCGCGTCCGGGAAAACGCTCGGGTGCCTGGTGTTCCTCTCTGCAGAAACAACACAAGATCGGTGCCGGACAGCGCGCAATCGTGGTCAACGTCTGCAATTTCACCCCGCCCGAACAGCCCGGAGCGCCAGCTTTCCTGTCATGGGATGATGCGCGGACCCTGTTTCACGAATTTGGTCACGCCACGCATCACATCCTGTCGGATGTGGACTGGCCGTCGATTTCGGGCACCTCGGTCGCGCAGGATTTCGTCGAACTGCCCAGCCAGCTTTACGAACATTGGCTGGAACAGCCCGAGGTTCTGGACCGCCATGCACGCCATTTCCAGACCGGCGAGGCATTGCCTGCTGATCTGCGCGACCGGCTGATCGCGGCGGGAAATGCCGATGCCGGTTTTGCCACCACCGAATATCTGGAAAGCGCGCTGGTCGATCTGGCCTTCCATCGCGGCACGCCACCGCGTGACATCATGGCGCGACAGGGCGAAGTTCTGGAATCTCTGGGCGCGCCAGCCGCGATTCCGATGCGCCATGCCTCGCCCCATTTCGCGCATGTCTTTGCCGGCGACAGCTATGCCAGCGGCTATTACAGCTATATGTGGTCCGAGGTGATGGATGCCGATGCCTTCGCCGCCTTCGAGGAAAGCGGCAATATCTTCGATCCGGCCACGGCGCGGCGTCTGGAAGAGACGATCCTTT
- a CDS encoding glycosyltransferase family 2 protein yields MSSAPMHLQEFLARKPASIQRGPLAIILIEDDVVVQETLQHHLKAGFRHILALSPEAITLPEEAEGRITNVMWNTRQPASHVQAVNAVNDAVPAGTWIYYGFNAEFLFYPFSETRRIGEMLTFHTEERRDAMLTYVVDLYAADLSAHPNAVCLEDAMFDRSGYYALARQDNKGHAKERQLNFHGGLRWRFEEFLPPDRRRIDRIALFRAAKGLRVTADHRFNIEEYNTFSCPWHHNLTAAIASFRVAKALTTNPGSRDEISSFAWRSSHRFEWNARQLMDLGLMEPGQWF; encoded by the coding sequence ATGAGTTCTGCCCCGATGCATCTGCAAGAGTTCCTGGCCCGCAAACCGGCATCGATCCAGCGCGGCCCCCTGGCCATCATCCTGATCGAGGATGACGTCGTGGTTCAGGAAACGCTTCAACACCACCTGAAGGCCGGTTTCCGCCACATACTGGCCCTGTCGCCCGAAGCCATCACCCTGCCCGAGGAAGCCGAGGGCCGCATCACCAATGTCATGTGGAACACGCGCCAGCCTGCCTCGCATGTTCAGGCGGTCAATGCCGTCAATGACGCCGTTCCCGCAGGCACATGGATCTATTACGGCTTCAATGCCGAATTCCTGTTCTACCCCTTTTCGGAAACCCGCCGCATCGGCGAGATGCTGACCTTCCACACCGAGGAACGCCGGGATGCGATGCTGACCTATGTGGTGGATCTTTACGCGGCGGACCTCTCGGCCCATCCCAACGCGGTCTGTCTTGAGGACGCAATGTTCGACCGCAGCGGCTATTACGCCCTGGCCCGGCAGGACAACAAGGGTCATGCCAAGGAGCGGCAACTGAATTTCCATGGCGGCCTGCGCTGGCGGTTCGAGGAATTCCTGCCCCCCGACCGGCGCCGCATTGACCGCATCGCCCTGTTCCGCGCCGCCAAGGGTCTGCGCGTCACCGCCGATCACCGATTCAACATCGAGGAATACAATACCTTTTCCTGCCCATGGCATCACAACCTGACGGCGGCCATCGCGTCCTTTCGCGTCGCCAAGGCCCTGACCACCAACCCCGGATCGCGTGACGAGATTTCGAGTTTTGCCTGGCGCAGCTCTCACAGGTTCGAATGGAATGCCCGGCAGCTGATGGACCTGGGCCTGATGGAACCGGGACAGTGGTTCTAG
- the infC gene encoding translation initiation factor IF-3, which translates to MARRPHNAPPTRDTGPRVNERIRVAEIRLIGPDGENVGVVPPSVGLEMARDSGLDLVEISPNAAPPVCKVMDLGKFKYEQQKREAEARRKQKVIEIKEVKFRPGTDTHDYDVKMRNVMKFLEGGDKVKVTLRFRGREMAHQDLGFELLNRVRDDVGEAGKIESMPKMEGRQMIMMIAPR; encoded by the coding sequence ATAGCCCGCCGACCGCATAACGCACCGCCCACCCGTGACACCGGCCCCCGCGTCAATGAACGCATACGTGTCGCCGAAATCCGCCTGATTGGCCCCGACGGAGAGAATGTCGGCGTTGTGCCGCCTTCGGTCGGACTTGAGATGGCAAGGGATTCCGGGCTGGACCTGGTCGAAATCTCACCGAACGCGGCCCCGCCGGTCTGTAAGGTCATGGACCTCGGCAAGTTCAAATATGAACAGCAGAAACGCGAGGCCGAGGCCCGCCGGAAGCAGAAGGTCATCGAGATCAAGGAAGTGAAGTTCCGTCCCGGAACCGACACCCATGACTATGATGTCAAGATGCGCAATGTGATGAAATTCCTCGAAGGAGGGGACAAGGTCAAGGTCACGCTGCGGTTCCGTGGCCGCGAAATGGCGCACCAGGATCTTGGTTTCGAATTGCTTAATCGGGTGCGAGACGATGTCGGCGAAGCCGGCAAGATCGAGTCCATGCCCAAGATGGAAGGCCGGCAGATGATCATGATGATCGCGCCACGCTGA